The Triticum urartu cultivar G1812 chromosome 5, Tu2.1, whole genome shotgun sequence genome contains the following window.
GAAGCGATTATTGGGCCTCAGTTAATAAAGTTCACATGTAGAAGAGCAACTTGTATCATGATGATGTcttgtttagatgggtagtgcATATATAGATCGCAATCAGCGAGGTATAAGCTTGTCTCTACGGGTGTTAATATTGTCACACAGACAGAGGACACAAGCGCCAGCCGACTTCTAATTACAGATACACGGAACTATTTCGTCGGAGCCCTGCACGACATCATTAACAGGATCTTCTGTGTCCACTCATGTACCTATCAAAGCTAGCGCGATCCATCATGGTAAATACACTTTGGTTCCTGGTTGTATAGGCATTCTATATGGAATTTTTTTAATATTTTAATAAAAAGTCCGAATAGGTAagaactatttaaaaaaaacacTTGACTTACTTTTGCATTGATATATAAATCTTgatgaaaaaaaaacaaaagtTGACCTCACAGCAAAAAAGATAAAATTTGTTTGCTATTATGGGTCACTATTCACACTATTTTAACCAAAATTTTGTCTTTATTGAAAAGAAGTCAAAAGGATATTTTTTCTGTGAAAGGTCAagtttatttaaaaaaaatcaaaaacttTTTACTTTCAGTTGAATTACTAATTTTTTTTCATATAAGGTGCATATATGGTCACGCAAGTATATGCACGTCGCAGAGCGCCCTAGCCAGCTCGGCCGAGACGACGTACTCAAGGTGCCACGGCGCCGGCGCCTCCGCTGCCGTGCCTGCCTCCGAGCCCGCCGAACGGGATGCCACCACCAGCGAACCCTCCGATAGAGATACCGCCAGCTCCCTCCACGCCATGCAGCCAAGTGATGCTCCCCACGCCGCCCCCAACGCCGCCAAGCGGACCCGTAACGCCGGTGAAGAAGCCGGCTCCGTTGTTGCCGAAGCCCCCGCCGTAGCCGCCGCCGACGGCCGGGAGGCCCGGCAGGTCCCCCATGCCTCCCACGCCCACGAACAGGTTCTTCACGTCCGCCACGCGCGCTCCTGCTGTCACCTGCGCCCTTCTCCGTGGTGGCGGCGGCTTGAAGTGAGGCCTCCGCCACGCCGCCAGCTGAAGCGGGCACGGTCCTCGCAGCCACCACGGCGTGTGCTGCCAGTGCGAACCAGAGCAGGAGCGAGGCTATATGGTGCTACAGGACTTCATGGCCATGGGCTGCACTAGTGACAAGTCTAGCTTATACTTCTACTCACTCTCtcttgtgttgtgtgcttgtgaTTGTCAGTGCTGATGCACTAGTGGTTTGGCTAAATAGGCGGAGGAGTACGACGGAGACACCGGGGCAGAAATGTTTGTTCAGGGATGAGGGTGTAAATGAGGCACTTGTGAGGGTTTAATGAGGCTTGTGTGAGAGCGGCGCTGTGAATATTTGTTCAGGGATCAAGAACAGGATGAGTAAATTGCTTTCTCACAAAAGAAGGATGAGTAAATGTGTGTCTAGTAGAGCTGAAGAGGGGCGCGAGGCATTGAATTCAGGGCTGCGTAGAATAGAGGTGAGGCCCGTGGCCCAATAGCTCTCCCTTCGGTGGTTGTTATCAAATACTACATCGATGATCCAACTGTTTTGGAAAGTTTGGCGATATAAGGGAGGCCTGGGCACTCGCCATGGTCAAGGATTACCCACAATGAAAGTAACATAGATGTCAACATCATACATCTCTAG
Protein-coding sequences here:
- the LOC125506170 gene encoding glycine-rich cell wall structural protein 1-like, whose amino-acid sequence is MGDLPGLPAVGGGYGGGFGNNGAGFFTGVTGPLGGVGGGVGSITWLHGVEGAGGISIGGFAGGGIPFGGLGGRHGSGGAGAVAP